The Nostoc sp. PCC 7524 nucleotide sequence ACACATACAACAGTGCTTTGTTTTTGACTGGTGTCAGTTGATAAACTGTCACGTACTCAATATGTTTTTTTATTTTAAAAGAGATATTCTTAATTAGTGCAAGGAGTGATACCGCTTCACCTTATGTTTGTTACAAATGATCCTTGCAATGCTTCTTAGTTAAGTTAAGACGGTATTGCAGATTCTCAATGTGGCATCAAACAAGTGAATTGGTATAATACTACACAAAAGAGCGATTAGTTAGCAAAATTCTAATCGCTCTTTTGTGTATAAAATATACTTTTATCTACATCACACTTGCTAGAAATTTTCAGTATTTAAATATACAAAGTTTTTAAGTGAGAGGGATGAGAAGGAAAACCGCTCTCGTTGTTGGCTACGGTGTAATACCAATTCACGAAAAGCCTGATACAAATAAAGCATCAAGAATAAAATCCCAACCTGTGATAGAAGCAACAACTGATGTGTTTAATTGTTCCAATCGCTTCCAGATAAATTCTCTTAATTCATCTAAATTTGAGAAGCTTTCCCAAGTTAGATGCCTTTTAACTTCTTCCCACAATCTTTCTATTGGATTAACTTGAGGTGTATGTGGAGGTTGAAATAACAAAACTATGTTTTCTGGTATTTTCAGATGCTGACTTAAATGAAAAGCCCCATTGTCTAACTGAAGAATATGAATATCTTGAGCATAAGTCTGGGAAAATTTTTCTAAAAAATATTGAAACAGGCTGTATTCAAATGAGAGAATTCCCAGATAAAATACTCTCCAGTTAAGGGTTCCACTAATCCATATAAGTAAAAATTATCCCGCTTCCATTGCATAATGCCGATGGGCTTGACTCCTTTTTTAGTAATTAGTCTCCCAGCTTCAGTCTTCAATCCCACACGGCTTTCGTCCCCACACCAATATCTCATTGTTTTTTGCCTATCTACTGGTGCTATGACGTGTTTTTTATTACTTCTAGGTATTGTGGCAGTTTTTTTAAATTCTGATTCTGCTTCGCTATCGTATTTAATACCTACTGCTCGCGGCACTTTTAGCTTTGCTTTCATTTGATAGCGCACTGTATCATGTACTACTTTATATGATGCTTCTATCCCTTCTACTGCTTTTAACCATGTTCGGATTTCCTCATAACTTTTGAATCCCTCCGATTCTTGAAGCTCTTTGTCTAGCTGCTCTCTTACTTGTAAGCTAATTATTGCAGGTCGCCCTGGACTCTTTAGAGTTGTTAATAGACCCTTGATTCCCGACTCTTGATAATTTTTTAACCATCTTTGTACCGTTACCCTTGCCCTTCCTACTACCACCGCTACATCTTGTATTGTTTTCACTTGTCCTATTTTCAGCAAATACAAAGCTTGAATCCGTTCAAAACTTGATGCTGTTTTTTGTTTTAAGAGCAACTCATGTAATTCCTCTACTGACTCTTTTATTTCTACTTTGGTTACTCCAGCCATCTTTGCTCGTTAATATTTATTCCTTATTTATCTGTATCATACTTTTCGTGAATTGGTATAAACTAAGTCTGATCACCTTACACTTTGTTAAAAATGTCAGGTATTGCATTGGCAATGTTAGGCGTTGCATTAACAATGTCAGGTGTTGCATTGGCAATGTTAAGCGTTGCATTAACAATGTCAGGCGTTGCATTGGCAATGTTAGGCGTTGCATTAACAATGTCAGGCGTTGCATTGGCAATGTCAATGAAGCAATTAACGATGATCCTGGTGAACTCGCCCCTACAAATGTTTACTCATAATTTTGCAGTGCGATCGCTCTCAAGTCAAAATATTAATTCCCATAAATAAATTGAGCCGGAAAATAATTTATTTTTCAACCCCTAGATAGATTTATTTCTTGTTTGTGTATAAAGGTTACATAAGGTACTTAAGTTTAGCTAAAGTAGGACAAGACAAAGCTTGCAGATCAATAGAA carries:
- a CDS encoding transposase, with product MWISGTLNWRVFYLGILSFEYSLFQYFLEKFSQTYAQDIHILQLDNGAFHLSQHLKIPENIVLLFQPPHTPQVNPIERLWEEVKRHLTWESFSNLDELREFIWKRLEQLNTSVVASITGWDFILDALFVSGFS
- a CDS encoding IS630 family transposase; its protein translation is MAGVTKVEIKESVEELHELLLKQKTASSFERIQALYLLKIGQVKTIQDVAVVVGRARVTVQRWLKNYQESGIKGLLTTLKSPGRPAIISLQVREQLDKELQESEGFKSYEEIRTWLKAVEGIEASYKVVHDTVRYQMKAKLKVPRAVGIKYDSEAESEFKKTATIPRSNKKHVIAPVDRQKTMRYWCGDESRVGLKTEAGRLITKKGVKPIGIMQWKRDNFYLYGLVEPLTGEYFIWEFSHLNTACFNIF